One genomic region from Granulimonas faecalis encodes:
- the ychF gene encoding redox-regulated ATPase YchF, translated as MSLSIGIVGLPNVGKSTLFTALTKRAGLAANYPFATIEPNVGIVDVPDARLGELAAIVSPDRIVPATVEFVDIAGLVKGANAGEGLGNQFLANIRETDAICEVVRYFSDPDVVHVDGRVDPAADADTIMTELILADIATLEKQLPKLEKEARRDKELAPKLAVAQRLLAWLNDGGRAAAMDMTDDERVAARELFLLTMKPVIYVANVDEDEVGETPAPIDGQTPIPICAEVEAELAELGDEEAKDFLESLGLERSGLETLAQTAYRTLGLQSYFTAGPMEVKAWTVPVGAKAPQAAGVIHSDFERGFIKAEVASYEDYVELGGEAGCRAQGKLRMEGKDYVVQDGDVMHFRFNV; from the coding sequence GTGTCTCTCTCCATCGGCATCGTCGGGCTGCCCAACGTGGGCAAGTCCACGCTCTTCACGGCCCTCACCAAGCGCGCCGGCCTGGCCGCCAACTACCCCTTCGCCACCATCGAGCCCAACGTGGGCATCGTGGACGTGCCCGACGCCCGCCTGGGCGAGCTGGCCGCCATCGTGAGCCCCGACCGCATCGTGCCGGCCACCGTGGAGTTCGTGGACATCGCCGGCCTGGTCAAGGGGGCCAACGCCGGCGAGGGTCTGGGCAACCAGTTCTTGGCCAACATCCGCGAGACCGACGCCATCTGCGAGGTGGTGCGCTACTTCTCCGACCCCGACGTCGTGCACGTGGACGGCCGGGTGGACCCCGCGGCCGACGCCGACACGATCATGACCGAGCTCATCCTCGCCGACATCGCCACCCTCGAGAAGCAGCTGCCCAAGCTGGAGAAGGAGGCCCGCCGCGACAAGGAGCTGGCGCCCAAGCTCGCCGTGGCCCAGCGCCTGCTGGCGTGGCTCAACGACGGCGGTCGCGCCGCCGCCATGGACATGACCGACGACGAACGCGTCGCCGCCAGGGAGCTGTTCCTGCTCACCATGAAGCCGGTGATCTACGTGGCCAACGTCGACGAGGACGAGGTGGGGGAGACCCCGGCGCCCATCGACGGCCAGACCCCCATCCCCATCTGCGCCGAGGTGGAGGCCGAGCTCGCCGAGCTGGGCGACGAGGAGGCCAAGGACTTCCTGGAGAGCCTGGGCCTGGAGCGGAGCGGCCTCGAGACGCTGGCCCAGACCGCCTACCGCACGCTGGGCCTGCAGAGCTACTTCACCGCCGGCCCCATGGAGGTCAAGGCATGGACCGTCCCCGTGGGCGCCAAGGCACCCCAGGCCGCCGGCGTGATCCACTCGGATTTTGAGCGCGGCTTCATCAAGGCCGAGGTCGCCAGCTACGAGGACTACGTGGAGCTGGGCGGCGAGGCCGGGTGCCGCGCCCAGGGCAAGCTGCGTATGGAGGGCAAGGACTACGTGGTGCAGGACGGCGACGTGATGCACTTTCGCTTCAACGTCTAG
- a CDS encoding DEAD/DEAH box helicase, which yields MASEIVSPQEFGELGELALELNGRETLTREDCFDAFLDWCSGRGIELWPHQEEALMALMMGDHVVLGTPTGSGKSLVALGMHFMAVARGETSYYTAPIKALVSEKFFDLVDLFGRDLVGMLTGDVQINPDAPIVCCTAEILANRALAEGDGADISSVAADEFHFFSDPDRGRAWQIPLLCLPQTQFLLMSATLGDMDDIVALMERMSGRDVDRVMDAERPVPLSYRYAMTSLEATVELALREGEGPLYIVHFAQAAALDSAQALSSFGIATKEQRKRIQEACRGTNFSTAFGKILKRLLASGVGVHHAGMLPRYRLLVERLAQQGLLPVICGTDTLGVGINVPIHTVVFTQLTKFDGHRQRRLRSREFHQIAGRAGRSGFDTEGVVVAEAPEHDIENARALAKAGDDPKKRRRVKKKRPPEGFVNWNGGTFERLVESVPEKLTPRMDVTHSMVLEVVGRGGDARAAVSRIIQDSLQTPEQKDALEARADEVFATLIDTGVVVREDGGDGPTYALTRELPEDFALDQPLSPFLLAALELLDPEDPSYALDVVSMVEATLEDPYQILRAQLRKAREAENQRLKAEGVDYEERIELLADVDYEKPLADELEAAFEMYCREVPWARDFSLRPKSVLRAMLESANDFKSYVQALGIARFEGILLRYLSEAYRALDRTVPPEKRDGRLDEICAWLGLMVRSVDSSLVDAWEAAGEEEDGGPGAFVASDAVVKDRRGLTLLVRNALFRRQTLAARRDAATLGELDADWGYGERVWRQVLERLYAEHDEILLDGDARSAAFFDIDDGDEESAHVWHVRQIFSDADGDHDFRITADVDLDATQASDGVVFKNYRAGFWEA from the coding sequence ATGGCATCAGAGATCGTCTCCCCCCAGGAGTTCGGGGAGCTGGGGGAGCTCGCCCTCGAGCTCAACGGACGCGAGACGCTCACCCGCGAGGACTGCTTCGACGCGTTCCTCGATTGGTGCTCGGGCCGCGGCATCGAGCTCTGGCCCCATCAGGAGGAGGCCCTCATGGCCCTCATGATGGGCGACCACGTGGTGCTGGGCACGCCCACGGGCTCCGGCAAGAGCCTCGTGGCCTTAGGCATGCACTTCATGGCGGTGGCCCGGGGCGAGACCTCCTACTACACGGCCCCCATCAAGGCCCTCGTGTCCGAGAAGTTCTTCGACCTCGTGGACCTCTTCGGCCGCGACCTCGTGGGCATGCTCACGGGTGACGTGCAGATAAACCCGGACGCCCCCATCGTCTGCTGCACGGCCGAGATCCTGGCCAACCGCGCCCTCGCCGAGGGCGACGGGGCCGACATCTCCAGCGTCGCCGCCGACGAGTTCCACTTCTTCTCGGACCCCGACCGCGGCCGCGCCTGGCAGATCCCGCTGCTCTGCCTGCCCCAGACGCAGTTCCTGCTCATGAGCGCCACGCTGGGCGACATGGACGACATCGTGGCCCTCATGGAGCGCATGAGCGGCCGCGACGTGGACCGCGTCATGGACGCTGAGAGGCCCGTGCCGCTCAGCTACCGCTACGCCATGACGTCGCTCGAGGCCACGGTGGAGCTCGCCCTGCGCGAAGGCGAGGGGCCCCTCTACATCGTGCACTTCGCCCAGGCGGCGGCGCTGGACTCCGCCCAGGCGCTCTCGTCGTTCGGCATCGCCACCAAGGAGCAGCGCAAGCGCATCCAGGAGGCCTGCCGCGGCACCAACTTCTCCACGGCCTTCGGCAAGATCCTCAAGCGCCTGCTGGCCAGCGGTGTGGGCGTGCACCACGCCGGCATGCTGCCGCGCTACCGCCTGCTCGTGGAGCGCCTGGCCCAGCAGGGGCTGCTCCCCGTGATCTGCGGCACCGACACCCTGGGCGTGGGCATCAACGTGCCCATCCACACCGTGGTGTTCACGCAGCTCACCAAGTTCGACGGCCACCGGCAGCGCCGTCTGCGCTCCCGCGAGTTCCACCAGATCGCCGGCCGCGCCGGGCGCAGCGGCTTCGACACCGAGGGCGTCGTGGTGGCCGAGGCCCCCGAGCACGACATCGAGAACGCCCGCGCCCTGGCCAAGGCCGGCGACGACCCCAAGAAGCGCCGCCGCGTGAAGAAGAAGCGGCCGCCCGAGGGGTTCGTCAACTGGAACGGGGGTACGTTCGAGCGCCTCGTGGAGTCCGTGCCCGAGAAGCTCACGCCGCGCATGGACGTCACGCACTCCATGGTGCTCGAGGTCGTGGGCCGCGGCGGCGACGCACGGGCCGCCGTCTCGCGCATCATCCAGGACTCCCTGCAGACCCCCGAGCAGAAGGATGCCCTCGAGGCCAGGGCCGACGAGGTCTTCGCAACGCTCATCGACACCGGCGTGGTGGTGCGCGAGGACGGCGGGGACGGCCCCACCTACGCCCTCACCCGCGAGCTGCCCGAGGACTTCGCCCTCGACCAGCCCCTCTCGCCGTTCCTGCTGGCGGCCCTCGAGCTCCTCGACCCGGAGGACCCCTCCTACGCCCTGGACGTGGTCTCCATGGTGGAGGCCACCCTGGAGGACCCCTACCAGATCCTGCGCGCCCAGCTCAGGAAGGCCAGGGAGGCCGAGAACCAGCGCCTCAAGGCAGAGGGCGTGGACTACGAGGAACGCATCGAGCTCCTCGCCGACGTCGACTACGAGAAGCCCCTGGCCGACGAGTTGGAGGCGGCGTTCGAGATGTACTGCCGCGAGGTGCCCTGGGCCCGCGACTTCAGCCTCCGGCCCAAGAGCGTGCTGCGCGCCATGCTCGAGAGCGCCAACGACTTCAAGAGCTACGTGCAGGCCCTGGGCATCGCGAGGTTCGAGGGCATCCTGCTGCGCTACCTCTCCGAGGCCTACCGCGCCCTGGACCGCACCGTGCCGCCCGAGAAACGCGACGGGCGCCTGGACGAGATCTGCGCCTGGCTGGGCCTCATGGTGCGCTCGGTGGACTCCAGCCTCGTGGACGCCTGGGAGGCCGCCGGCGAGGAGGAGGACGGTGGGCCCGGCGCCTTCGTGGCCTCCGACGCCGTGGTCAAGGACCGCCGAGGCCTGACCCTGCTGGTGAGGAACGCCCTGTTCCGCCGACAGACCCTGGCGGCGCGCCGCGACGCGGCGACCCTGGGCGAGCTGGACGCCGACTGGGGCTACGGCGAACGCGTGTGGCGCCAGGTGCTCGAGCGCCTCTACGCCGAGCACGACGAGATCCTGCTGGACGGCGACGCGCGCTCGGCGGCCTTTTTCGACATCGACGACGGCGACGAGGAATCCGCCCACGTGTGGCACGTGCGGCAGATCTTCTCGGACGCCGACGGCGACCATGACTTCCGCATCACGGCCGACGTGGACCTCGACGCCACCCAGGCAAGCGACGGCGTGGTGTTCAAGAACTACCGCGCCGGCTTCTGGGAGGCGTGA
- a CDS encoding 4Fe-4S binding protein — MAEKRDFLDDIIDISQDFQAIRNPLADIANTLAAKPGEVPVWNPADYKERPRAATPSCTSCKSRDASTCTRCVDVCPKGAVHVDDGAIEIDDTCIKCGLCVSVCPSEAYHTREINTVKLYDRIAGAAASHETAYVTCTRALGRLPRENEVVLPCVGAVPSETWFALMTRFPNIAVYLPLGICDRCRTTTGEQTYCDMISRAETWAGFGLDLVVDEADLTCEVRRSWQRKEFVESIMKSGERLVSRTNPVLTAAKRVRGLLDTHKRQMDQVQHTLDRAVGVTNAKNRRRVLTDRRKQVMGALQKHPELAGNIDLYQPVCDMALCTLCGRCEDVCPVRCIQIGEDGRWSVEPEFCVQCGACEHVCPTGAVEYEFSDAEELVLPDEEEKDRREREAESKAELERLKEQGRSQVLKGLDMLERLGGSLADDEG; from the coding sequence ATGGCCGAGAAGCGCGACTTCCTCGACGACATCATCGACATCTCCCAGGACTTCCAGGCCATCCGGAACCCCCTGGCCGACATCGCCAACACCCTGGCCGCCAAGCCCGGCGAGGTCCCCGTGTGGAACCCCGCCGACTACAAGGAGCGCCCGCGGGCGGCCACGCCGTCGTGCACCAGCTGCAAGTCGCGGGACGCCTCCACCTGCACCCGCTGCGTCGACGTGTGCCCCAAGGGGGCCGTCCACGTGGACGACGGCGCCATCGAGATCGACGACACCTGCATCAAGTGCGGCCTGTGCGTCTCGGTGTGCCCGAGCGAGGCCTACCACACGCGAGAGATCAACACCGTCAAGCTCTACGACCGCATCGCCGGCGCCGCCGCCAGCCACGAGACCGCCTACGTCACGTGTACCCGGGCCCTCGGCCGCCTGCCCCGGGAGAACGAGGTCGTGCTGCCCTGCGTGGGCGCCGTGCCCTCCGAGACGTGGTTCGCCCTCATGACACGCTTCCCCAACATCGCCGTCTACCTGCCCCTGGGCATCTGCGACCGCTGCCGCACCACCACCGGCGAGCAGACCTACTGCGACATGATCTCCCGGGCCGAGACCTGGGCGGGGTTTGGCCTGGACCTCGTGGTGGACGAGGCCGACCTCACCTGCGAGGTGCGCCGCAGCTGGCAGCGCAAGGAGTTCGTGGAGAGCATCATGAAGAGCGGCGAGCGCCTGGTGAGCCGCACCAACCCCGTGCTCACGGCGGCCAAGCGGGTGCGGGGGCTCCTGGACACCCACAAGAGGCAGATGGACCAGGTGCAGCACACCCTGGACCGGGCCGTGGGCGTCACCAACGCCAAGAACCGCCGCCGCGTCCTCACCGACCGCCGCAAGCAGGTCATGGGGGCCCTCCAGAAGCACCCGGAGCTGGCCGGCAACATCGACCTGTACCAACCGGTGTGCGACATGGCCCTCTGCACGCTCTGCGGCAGGTGCGAGGACGTGTGCCCGGTACGCTGCATCCAGATCGGCGAGGACGGCCGCTGGAGCGTGGAGCCGGAGTTCTGCGTGCAGTGCGGGGCCTGCGAGCACGTGTGCCCCACGGGTGCCGTCGAGTACGAGTTCTCCGACGCCGAGGAGCTGGTGCTTCCCGACGAGGAGGAGAAGGACCGCCGCGAGCGCGAGGCCGAGTCCAAGGCGGAGCTGGAGCGCCTCAAGGAGCAGGGCCGGAGCCAGGTGCTCAAGGGCCTCGACATGCTGGAGAGGCTCGGCGGCTCACTGGCAGACGACGAGGGCTAG